A genome region from Schistocerca nitens isolate TAMUIC-IGC-003100 chromosome 4, iqSchNite1.1, whole genome shotgun sequence includes the following:
- the LOC126253265 gene encoding peptide methionine sulfoxide reductase isoform X2, translated as MTQCEEEVVKTNLFKKAMAAANILHDIDVPIKKATFGMGCFWGPDTLYGTLKGVIRTRVGYSGGTKINPTYRDLGDHTECIDIDYDPNEISFEKLLEEFWKNHDPTYRATKQYTSLIFYHDDDQKQTAEKSFKEEEEKKGKKGKFVTKILPAAEFYNAEDYHQKYRLQQHTQLVQWLGLTSGKKLISSHAAARINGYVVGMGGVQMFEEDISRLGLTPEIADYVRKWVTKYEGHGMIC; from the exons ATGACACAGTGCGAGGAGGAGGTTGTGAAGACTAACTTGTTTAAAAAG GCAATGGCAGCGGCAAACATACTCCATGATATCGATGTTCCTATAAAGAAGGCAACATTTGGAATGGGCTGTTTTTGGGGCCCTGACACCCTCTATGGTACACTGAAAGGTGTTATAAGAACAAGAGTGGGATATTCTGGAGGCACAAAAATAAACCCCACATATAGAGATCT TGGAGATCACACAGAGTGTATTGATATTGACTATGACCCAAATGAAATTTCCTTTGAAAAATTACTTGAAGAGTTTTGGAAAAACCATGATCCTACTTACAGAGCCACGAAACAG TATACATCCTtaatattttatcatgatgatgatCAAAAGCAGACAGCTGAGAAAAGTTTTaaagaagaggaagagaagaaaGGCAAGAAGGGCAAATTTGTCACCAAAATATTACCAGCAGCAGAGTTTTATAATGCAGAGGA CTATCATCAGAAATACCGCCTGCAGCAGCACACACAGCTCGTGCAGTGGTTGGGTCTGACATCTGGCAAGAAGCTCATAAGTTCACATGCTGCTGCACGTATCAATGGATATGTAGTAGGTATGGGTGGTGTGCAAATGTTTGAGGAGGATATCAGTAGGCTTGGGCTTACACCTGAAATAGCAGACTATGTGCGGAAGTGGGTTACAAAATATGAAGGACATGGCATGATTTGTTGA
- the LOC126253265 gene encoding peptide methionine sulfoxide reductase isoform X1 → MLSHLQWIQCRLFIPLFTMGQRLSSSAMAAANILHDIDVPIKKATFGMGCFWGPDTLYGTLKGVIRTRVGYSGGTKINPTYRDLGDHTECIDIDYDPNEISFEKLLEEFWKNHDPTYRATKQYTSLIFYHDDDQKQTAEKSFKEEEEKKGKKGKFVTKILPAAEFYNAEDYHQKYRLQQHTQLVQWLGLTSGKKLISSHAAARINGYVVGMGGVQMFEEDISRLGLTPEIADYVRKWVTKYEGHGMIC, encoded by the exons ATGCTAAGCCATTTGCAGTGGATTCAGTGCAGATTGTTCATTCCACTGTTTACAATGGGTCAACGGTTATCATCCTCA GCAATGGCAGCGGCAAACATACTCCATGATATCGATGTTCCTATAAAGAAGGCAACATTTGGAATGGGCTGTTTTTGGGGCCCTGACACCCTCTATGGTACACTGAAAGGTGTTATAAGAACAAGAGTGGGATATTCTGGAGGCACAAAAATAAACCCCACATATAGAGATCT TGGAGATCACACAGAGTGTATTGATATTGACTATGACCCAAATGAAATTTCCTTTGAAAAATTACTTGAAGAGTTTTGGAAAAACCATGATCCTACTTACAGAGCCACGAAACAG TATACATCCTtaatattttatcatgatgatgatCAAAAGCAGACAGCTGAGAAAAGTTTTaaagaagaggaagagaagaaaGGCAAGAAGGGCAAATTTGTCACCAAAATATTACCAGCAGCAGAGTTTTATAATGCAGAGGA CTATCATCAGAAATACCGCCTGCAGCAGCACACACAGCTCGTGCAGTGGTTGGGTCTGACATCTGGCAAGAAGCTCATAAGTTCACATGCTGCTGCACGTATCAATGGATATGTAGTAGGTATGGGTGGTGTGCAAATGTTTGAGGAGGATATCAGTAGGCTTGGGCTTACACCTGAAATAGCAGACTATGTGCGGAAGTGGGTTACAAAATATGAAGGACATGGCATGATTTGTTGA
- the LOC126253265 gene encoding peptide methionine sulfoxide reductase isoform X3 — protein MAAANILHDIDVPIKKATFGMGCFWGPDTLYGTLKGVIRTRVGYSGGTKINPTYRDLGDHTECIDIDYDPNEISFEKLLEEFWKNHDPTYRATKQYTSLIFYHDDDQKQTAEKSFKEEEEKKGKKGKFVTKILPAAEFYNAEDYHQKYRLQQHTQLVQWLGLTSGKKLISSHAAARINGYVVGMGGVQMFEEDISRLGLTPEIADYVRKWVTKYEGHGMIC, from the exons ATGGCAGCGGCAAACATACTCCATGATATCGATGTTCCTATAAAGAAGGCAACATTTGGAATGGGCTGTTTTTGGGGCCCTGACACCCTCTATGGTACACTGAAAGGTGTTATAAGAACAAGAGTGGGATATTCTGGAGGCACAAAAATAAACCCCACATATAGAGATCT TGGAGATCACACAGAGTGTATTGATATTGACTATGACCCAAATGAAATTTCCTTTGAAAAATTACTTGAAGAGTTTTGGAAAAACCATGATCCTACTTACAGAGCCACGAAACAG TATACATCCTtaatattttatcatgatgatgatCAAAAGCAGACAGCTGAGAAAAGTTTTaaagaagaggaagagaagaaaGGCAAGAAGGGCAAATTTGTCACCAAAATATTACCAGCAGCAGAGTTTTATAATGCAGAGGA CTATCATCAGAAATACCGCCTGCAGCAGCACACACAGCTCGTGCAGTGGTTGGGTCTGACATCTGGCAAGAAGCTCATAAGTTCACATGCTGCTGCACGTATCAATGGATATGTAGTAGGTATGGGTGGTGTGCAAATGTTTGAGGAGGATATCAGTAGGCTTGGGCTTACACCTGAAATAGCAGACTATGTGCGGAAGTGGGTTACAAAATATGAAGGACATGGCATGATTTGTTGA